The window GCGCTGGCCGCACCATTGCCGTGGCGGAAAGCTGCACCGGCGGCCTCGTATCCGCGGCCCTGACCGAGATCGCGGGGTCCTCCGAGGTGTTCGAGGCAGGATTCGTAACCTATTCCAATGATATGAAGAGCGAATTGCTGAAGGTTTCTCAGGATGTACTGGAGACCTTTGGCGCCGTATCGATCGCAACCGCCTGGGCGATGGCGCAGGGCGCGCTCACCAAAAGCCACGCCAATGTCGCGGTAGCCATAACGGGTATTGCCGGCCCCGGTGGCGGTTCAGAGCAGAAGCCGGTCGGGACCGTTGTGTTCGCCCGCGCCGAACGCGGCGGCAACCCTGACAAGATCGTCGCCGATATGCGCCATTTCGAGGATAGCGGTCGCGGCGGCGTTCGCCTTCAGGCAGCGCTCTGCGCGCTGGAGCTGTTTTTGCCCGACTCGCCGTAAAGCTCGTCCGCCCGCGTCTCGAACGCGCCGATCATCTTGCGCAGCGCCTTGTCGAACACCTGCCCGGCCAGCATTTCGAACAGCCGGTTCCTGAATTCGAACTCCACCTCGAAATCGACCAGCACGCCGCCCTGCCCATCGTCGCGAAAGCGCCACTCATTGTGCAGATGTTTCAGTGGTCCTTCCAGATAATCGACCCGGACGAAATCGGGGTGATGCTTATGCACCCGGCTGGTGAAGCTCTCCTTGATCCCCTTGAACCCGACGATCATGTCCGCAACCATTTCGGAGTCGCTGTCCGATCGGACCCGGATCGCACTGACCCAGGGCAGAAATTCAGGATAGGCGGCCACGTTGGACACCAGATTGAACATCTGGTCCGGCGTATAGGGAAGCGGCCTTGTTTCGTGATGCTTGGGCATGCTTCAGCGCGCTGCCTTTGCCAGTTGCGCCTCGCGCGCCGCACGCATTTCCGCGAAATCCTTGCCAGCATGATAGCTGGACCGGGTCAGCGGGCTGGACGCGACCTGCAGGAAGCCCTTGGCCCGCGCAATCGCCGCATAGGCGTTGAACGCCGCAGGCGTCACGAACTCCATGACCTTGGCATGTTTGGGGGTAGGCTGCAGATATTGGCCCATCGTCAGGAAATCGATGTCGGCTGACCGCATATCGTCCATGACCTGATGGACCTCCAGCCGCTCTTCTCCAAGGCCCAGCATGATGCCCGACTTGGTGAAGATCGACGGATCGAGCTTCTTGACCGATTCCAGCAGGCGCAGCGAAGCATAATAGCGCGCGCCGGGCCGGATGGTCGGGTACAGCCGGGGCACCGTCTCCAGATTATGATTATAGACGTCCGGCCGCGCCGCCACGATGGCCTCGACCGCTTGGCTATGCTTGTTGCGGAAATCGGGGGTCAGTATCTCGATCGTCGTGTCAGGGGTCGTGCGGCGCAGCGCCTCTATCACCTTCACAAATTGTGATGCGCCCCCGTCGGGCAGGTCGTCCCGGTCGACAGAGGTGATGACGATATGCTCCAGCCCCATCTCCGCGCAGGCATCCGCCAGATTTTGCGGCTCATTGGGATCGACCTTGCGCGGCATGCCGGTCTTGACGTTGCAGAAGGCGCAGGCGCGCGTGCAAACGTCGCCCAGGATCATGACCGTCGCGTGCTTCTTGGTCCAGCATTCCCCGATATTGGGACAGGCCGCTTCTTCGCAGACCGTGGCCAACCCCTTTTCGCGCATCAACTTGCGCGTCTCATGATAGCCGGGACTGGTCGGCGCTTTGACGCGGATCCAGTCGGGCTTGCGAGTCCGCTGCGGCTGGCTCTGAACGGGGATCGGTGCACTATCGGTCATTTGCCCCAAATAGCGAGGCAAGCACGCTCTTGCCAGCCCCCAGATTGTTCGGCACAGACTTGGCGCATGACCGACTTTTCCGACATGCTCGAAGGCTATCGCCGCTTCCGCACCACCGGATGGACCCAGCAGCGCGAAAGATGGGGCGAATTGAGCGAGGGCCAGAACCCACGCGTCATGGTCATCGCCTGTTCCGACAGCCGCGTTGATCCCGCGCAGATATTCGACAGCAGTCCGGGCGAGATTTTCGTCGTCCGCAATGTCGCGGCGCTGGTGCCGCCATTCGAAACCAGTCCGGGCCATCATGGTGTATCGGCCGCGCTGGAATTCGCCGTGCAGGTGCTGAAAGTCGGCGAGATCGTCGTGATGGGCCACGGCAAATGCGGCGGCTGCAAGGCAGCGCTCAGCCATGAGCTGAAGGACGCGCCTCCGGGCGAAGGCGGCTTCATTCACAACTGGATCGACATGCTCGACGGCGCGCGTGAAACCGTGATCAGCCGCTTCGGCGACGATCTGGGACGCGACGCCCACCGCGCCATGGAACAGGAAGGTGTGAAGGTCAGCCTCGCCAATCTGCGCACCTTCCCCTGCGTTCGCTCCAAGGAGCGGAGCGGCGAACTGAAGCTCGTCGGCGCTTTCTTCGCGATCGCGGATGGCCAGCTTCATCTGCTGGACGAGGCGAGCGGGCAATTCCATCCGGCCACGCAGGAAGCCGCCTGATGTCCTCGCCGATCCCCAGCGGCGGCAATGTCGCCCTGTTGATCGACGCCGACAATGCTTCCTCGGATCATTTCGACCCGGTGCTGACGGTCCTTGCCGAACTTGGCACCGTCAATATCCGTCGGGCCTACGGCAATTGGAGCAAGCCCGCGCTCAAGGGATGGGCGCGGCAGGCCGTCACCCAGGCGATCGAAACACAGCAGCAATTCGACCTTACAAAAGGGAAGAATGCGACCGACATGAAAATGACGATCGACGCCATGGACCTGATGGCGGGCGGACGCGTCACTGGCTTTGGCCTCATGTCCAGCGACAGCGACTTCACGCCGCTCGTCACGCGCATCCGGCAGCAGGGCATTCCCGTCTATGGCTTCGGATCGGACAAGACCACTGACGCCTTCCGCAGCGCTTGCACACGCTTCATCGACGTCGGCGCGCTGATCCGTGAACAGCAGCCAGAGCCGGTGATCTATTCGGAGACCGGGGAAAATGGCGATGGCACGGAAGTCTCACCGGAATTACTCAAGCTGCTGATCGACGCCTATAATGCGGTAAAGCGCGATGAGCAGGGCTATGCCCGATTGAGCGAAGTTGGTCAGCTCGCGGGCAATCGCTCCAGTTTCGACACGCGCAATTATGGGTTCAAGCGGTTGTCCGACCTCATCAACTCCATCAAGAATTTCAAGGTTGAGGTGCGCGACGGCCAGACCTGGATCAAACGGGTGCACTAATGGCGTTGATCGCCCGGCATCTGATGATAACGGGCCGCGTGCAGGGCGTGTTCTATCGCAACTGGACGGTCCAGACGGCAAGCGCCTTGGGCCTGACCGGCTGGGTACGCAACCGCGTGGACGGCAGCGTGGAAGCGGTTGTCGAGGGTGACGAGGAAGCGGTCGAGCAATTCATAGCCCTGGCCCGGCAGGGACCACCTGCGGCCCGCGTCTCGGCGATCGACATTCGCCCTGCCGAACTTGAACGCATGACATCCTTTCAAAAACGGATGACGGGCTGATTTCCCGCCGATTGGCGGTTGGACATTTGCTTCAGCGCGTGCGGGAGCGAGTAAACCCGGCATAATCCAAAGGGCGCAAAAAAATGGCCGACCCATAGGGGCCGGCCTGAAAGTTTTAGGAGAGGATGCCTGAAAGGCACTCCCTATGTGCAGTGCAACATAAAATCTCGCAAGTGCGAAATGCTGACCCTGGATTGCAATATTTGCAACCTGCCGTTCAGGAAACAGAAAAGATCAGCGCGTGAGCTTCTTGTAAGCCAGGCGCGTCGGACGATCCGCCGCATCACCCAGGCGGCGGCGTTTGTCCTCCTCATACATCCCGAAATTACCCTCGAACCACTCGACATGGCTGTCGCCTTCGAAAGCGAGAATGTGAGTGGCCAGCCGGTCGAGGAAGAAACGGTCATGGCTGATGACCACGGCGCAGCCCGCGAAATTTTCGATCGCTTCTTCCAGCGCCGCCAGCGTTTCAACGTCAAGGTCGTTGGTCGGTTCGTCGAGCAGCAGCACATTGCCGCCCTTCTTCAGCATCTTGGCGATGTGTACGCGGTTGCGTTCACCGCCGGACAGCTTTCCGACATTCTTCTGCTGGTCCTGCCCCTTGAAGTTGAACGCGCCAACATAGGCGCGGGTCGACATATCGTGGCCATTGACCTTCACATAGTCGAGGCCATCGGACACTTCTTCCCAGACATTCTTCGATGGGTCGAGGTGATCGCGGCTTTGATCGACATAACCCAGACGCACGGTCGATCCGATGTCGATCTCACCTGAATCCGGCGTTTCCTGGCCGGTGATGATCTTGAACAGCGTCGATTTACCCGCGCCGTTCGGTCCGATCACGCCCACGATGCCACCCGGCGGCAGCATGAAGGACAGGTTTTCGAACAACAGCTTGTCACCGTAGGATTTGGTGATGTTCTTCGCTTCGATCACCTTGCCGCCCAGGCGCTCGGGCACCTGGATGACGATCTGCGCCTTGCCGGGCGTGCGGTTTTCCTGGCTCGCCACCAGTTGCTCGAACTTTGAGATACGCGCCTTGGACTTGGTCTGGCGGCCCTTGGGGCCTTGCCTGATCCATTCCAGCTCGTCCTTGATCGCCTTCTGACGGCCGGATTCTTCGCGAGACTCCTGGTCCAGACGCTGGGCCTTCTTTTCGAGGTAAGTGGAATAATTGCCCTCATAGGGGAAATATTTTCCGCGATCGAGTTCCAGGATCCAACCGACGACATTGTCCAGGAAGTAGCGGTCATGGGTGATCATCAGCACCGCACCGGCATATTCCTTAAGGTGATTTTCCAGCCATTCGACGCTTTCGGCATCCAGATGGTTGGTCGGTTCGTCGAGCAGCAGGATATCCGGCTTCTGGATCAGCAGGCGGGTCAGCGCGATCCGGCGCTTTTCGCCACCCGACAGGCTGTCCACCGACCAGTCCGAAGGCGGGCAGCGCAACGCTTCCATCGCGATTTCCAGCTGATTGTCGAGCGTCCAGCCATCGACCGCGTCGATCTGCTCCTGCAACGTGCCCATTTCTTCCATCAGCGCGTCGAAATCGGCGTCTTCCGGCGGATCGGCCATGATGTTGCTGATCTCGTTGAAGCGATCCAGCTTGTCTGCGGTTTCCCGCGCGCCATCCTTCACATTTTCAAGGACGTTCTTGGTCGGGTCGAGCTGCGGCTCCTGCGCCAGATAACCGACGCTGATATTTTCGCCCGGCCACGCCTCGCCGCTGAAATCCGTGTCGATCCCGGCCATGATCTTGATCAGCGTCGATTTACCCGCACCGTTCGGGCCGACGATGCCGATCTTGGCGCCGCGATAAAATTGCAGGTTGATGCCGTTGAGCACCGGCTTTGCGGCGCCAGGGAAGCTCTTGGTCATGTTCTTCATGACGAAGGCGTATTGCGAGGAGGCGGACATGGCTTGAAGCTGCTCCGAAAGACTGAACGTGAAAAATCCCGCGGGAGTTAGCGGAGCCCGACGCCATTGGCAAATGGGTGATGGCTGGCTAAGCCTTCATCCATGCAGAAAATCCGATCGGGCACCATTGCCGCGTTGCTTCTCGGCGGCTTCATCCTTCCCCTCCCCCTGGCCGCCGCCCCCTCTCCCGCTGCCGCGATTCGGACCACTGCCCTGCAGGACAACGTCGCATGGGACTTTGTCGAAGGGCTGACGACAGAGGTGGGTCCGCGTCCCGCTGGCACCCCGCAAGAGGCGCGAGCGCGCGACTGGGCGGTCGCAAAGCTGAAAAGCCTTCGCTTCGCCAATGTGCGCGCGCAGCCCTTTACCATGCCCGTATGGCTGCGCGGGCGGGATGAGGCGCATATCCTGTCGCCCTTTCCACAGCAGTTAGTTCTCGCTGCCCTCGGCAACAGCGGCTCAACGCCAGCGAAGGGGATTGAGGGCGAAGTCGTCTATTTTCCCACGCTCGCCGATCTTGAAGCCGCACCGGCCGGCAGCCTGAAAGGCAAGATCGCCTTTGTCAGCCACGCCATGACCGCGACTCAGGACGGCAGTTCCTATGGCTATTTCGGCGCCACGCGTCGGCAGGGACCAAGCATCGCATCCAGAAAGGGCGCGGCCGCCATATTGATCCGATCGATCGGAACGGACCATCATCGCCAGCCTCACAGCGGCGTTCAAATGTGGGCCGAAGGCGCAAAGCCCATTCCCGCCGCCGCTCTCAGCATTCCCGATGCGGATCAGTTGGTGCGGATCATGTCGCGCGGGCGGCCTGTTCGCCTTCACCTCACGCTCACCTCCAAGATGCTGAAGGACCAGCCGTCCGGCAATGTGATAGCCGAAATCCCCGGCGCCGATCCGGCGGCGGGCGTTGTGCTGGCGGCCTGTCACCTCGACAGTTGGGATCAGGGTACGGGAGCAATTGATGACGCGTCGGGATGCGCCATCGTGACCGCGGCGGCGCTTCATGCGGCCAAGGCCGGTCCGCTCCGCCGCACGATCCGCATATTGATGGCCGGTGCGGAGGAAGTTGGCGGCGACGGCGGCCGGGCCTATTTCGCGGCGCACGGGGCGGAGCCGCACGCAATGGTCATGGAGTCCGACTTTGGGGCCGACCGCGTCTGGCGCGTGGACTATAAATTGCCTGCGGGGCATGAAGGGCTTGCCAGCCGCATCTCCGCCGGACTGGCTCCGCTAGGCATCGGCCGAAGCAGCGCGCTGGCCGGTGGCGGCGCGGACATTCAGCCCTTGGTCAAGGCGGGCGTTCCCGTCATCGACCTGCAACAGGATGGCACGCGCTACTTCGATATTCACCACACCCCCGATGACACGCTGGACAAAGTGGACCGGGAGCATTTGCAGCAGAATGTGAGCGCCTGGGCAGTTGCACTTTATGAAATCGCGAATGCGCCGGAAAAGCTGGATGTTAAGTGAACTTTTATAGTAGACAACCATCTGTCGCGTGATTCTGTCGCTTCACCGACGCAGAAAAGCATTGATTTGTGCAGCGCACACGTTAATGCGGGTCGCTCGCGTGGGGCCTGTTACGAACATGTCTGACGCGGCAATATGCTATGGGAGCCGTACACAATGAAGAAGATCGCTGTTGTTTTCGCTTCGGCCGGCCTGATGGCCCTCGCCGCTTGCGGTGAGAAGCCGGCCAACGAGACCGCGAACGCTTCGAACGCTGTTGTCGAGAACGTTGTTGAAGACGCCGCTAACGCTGCTGACAACGCCGCGAATGCCGCTAACGCTGCTGACAACGCTGCGAACGCTGCCGACAACGCCGCGAACGCCGAATAATCTTCGCGTCAGCGAGATTTTCGAAAGGGCGGGCCGTCTAACGGTCCGCCCTTTTTCTATGCGTGCTGGGTATTGGCGGTTCGCTGGTGATGGCGATGCCCCCAAAGAATTTCAGAGGTTCAAATGGTGCCATGGGTGCCAGCAGGTGAAGCCTTTGCAGTCCTTCTGGGTCGACCGGATTAAGAAGGATGGACGGCATTATTGCTGTCTCAGGTGCAGAGCAAAAGGTGCTGAAGCGGGCTGAGCGGCGACAGCGGAATGGGTCAGGCCATTCTCGGGCGTTCCCCTGCTTTTTCTTCCTGGCGCTTCGCATGATCAGAAAATCATGGCCATGTTGCGGTCCTGAAACGAATGATTCCAAAGGACTGGCCGCAATGTCGCTGTTTGAGACGCTCAAACTCCCCGATATTCTGAAGGCAACCGCAGCGCAGGCATTTGCGCTGGCTGCTGCTTGCTTCATCTTCCTGTATTTGTGGAAGAGCGGAGTTCTCCCACCGCTTGAAGCGTGGATGATATTACTGACGACGTTCGTGGGCGTGTTTGCGGGCGTCCTCTGGATGGCCTTTGTCGTACGTGACACATGGAAGCTAATTGATATTTCGGCTCATTAGCGACGTTGGCAGCACAACCGCGCACGGCGAAAATCCGTAGCAGCCTACATACCGTTCATGAACGAAGACGAACGGCGCATTATCGGTTTCTTGCTTGAACATAATCAGAAGAGCTTCGACTGCGCGCTAGACGGAGGATACGCAGCCACGCTCATAGCCCGAGGCATTGTTATCAGGGCGGCGCGTCCCGGACAGGTCTTCGATCAGGAGCATGTGCCCATGGCTATTGAAGATGACGTTTGGGACGTGCTGGTGGAAAACCGGCAGATGTTTCCGGAGCATTATCAGGGCGAAACTCACCCTTGGCGAGTGCCTTGGATGGCGCGGTAAGCCGGTAGTTAGCGCCGCTCGGGAGCCTTTCGCTCCTCATTACTTATGCAGCTCTGCAAAATTGCCCCTCAAATCTGCCCCACAAATGCGCCAGATTTCCGTTACTACGTTGAAAAAATTGGATTTCAAGAAAATGGTCGGGGAGACAGGATTCGAACCTGCGACCCTCTGCTCCCAAAGCAGATGCGCTACCAGGCTGCGCTACTCCCCGACTTGTGGGGGCCTTAGCGGTGAAGGAGGCGTCCCGTCAATCGGCCATCATCGGACAGCGACCAGAATAGCGATCACCGGAACGGCATTGCTCATCGGGAGGGGCACGATGCCTCTTGCCCGCCGCCATATCCCCCCTCGCCCCATGTCGTGAGAACGGAAACAGTCTGGACGGACGTTTCCGCCGCAATAGAAAAACGCCGCCGCGAAGCACGATGGCCCGCAGCGGCGGCTGTCATTTCAACGGAAGATCAGAGGGCGTAGTCAATCTGCGCCCAGAACTTCCTGGTGTCGGCATCGCCTGCGAAGCTCGCAATGCCCTTGCGATCATAGTCGGCATATTTGACCAGCGCGCTCAAATGCTTGTCGATCTTCAACGTCACCTGGGCGTTATATTCGTCGCCATAGTGGATCGACAGGCGGTC of the Sphingobium herbicidovorans genome contains:
- a CDS encoding CinA family protein, whose translation is MPDSILPRPLVELAERVIIANRRAGRTIAVAESCTGGLVSAALTEIAGSSEVFEAGFVTYSNDMKSELLKVSQDVLETFGAVSIATAWAMAQGALTKSHANVAVAITGIAGPGGGSEQKPVGTVVFARAERGGNPDKIVADMRHFEDSGRGGVRLQAALCALELFLPDSP
- a CDS encoding type II toxin-antitoxin system RatA family toxin, with product MPKHHETRPLPYTPDQMFNLVSNVAAYPEFLPWVSAIRVRSDSDSEMVADMIVGFKGIKESFTSRVHKHHPDFVRVDYLEGPLKHLHNEWRFRDDGQGGVLVDFEVEFEFRNRLFEMLAGQVFDKALRKMIGAFETRADELYGESGKNSSSAQSAA
- the lipA gene encoding lipoyl synthase codes for the protein MTDSAPIPVQSQPQRTRKPDWIRVKAPTSPGYHETRKLMREKGLATVCEEAACPNIGECWTKKHATVMILGDVCTRACAFCNVKTGMPRKVDPNEPQNLADACAEMGLEHIVITSVDRDDLPDGGASQFVKVIEALRRTTPDTTIEILTPDFRNKHSQAVEAIVAARPDVYNHNLETVPRLYPTIRPGARYYASLRLLESVKKLDPSIFTKSGIMLGLGEERLEVHQVMDDMRSADIDFLTMGQYLQPTPKHAKVMEFVTPAAFNAYAAIARAKGFLQVASSPLTRSSYHAGKDFAEMRAAREAQLAKAAR
- a CDS encoding carbonic anhydrase; this translates as MTDFSDMLEGYRRFRTTGWTQQRERWGELSEGQNPRVMVIACSDSRVDPAQIFDSSPGEIFVVRNVAALVPPFETSPGHHGVSAALEFAVQVLKVGEIVVMGHGKCGGCKAALSHELKDAPPGEGGFIHNWIDMLDGARETVISRFGDDLGRDAHRAMEQEGVKVSLANLRTFPCVRSKERSGELKLVGAFFAIADGQLHLLDEASGQFHPATQEAA
- a CDS encoding NYN domain-containing protein — translated: MSSPIPSGGNVALLIDADNASSDHFDPVLTVLAELGTVNIRRAYGNWSKPALKGWARQAVTQAIETQQQFDLTKGKNATDMKMTIDAMDLMAGGRVTGFGLMSSDSDFTPLVTRIRQQGIPVYGFGSDKTTDAFRSACTRFIDVGALIREQQPEPVIYSETGENGDGTEVSPELLKLLIDAYNAVKRDEQGYARLSEVGQLAGNRSSFDTRNYGFKRLSDLINSIKNFKVEVRDGQTWIKRVH
- a CDS encoding acylphosphatase; amino-acid sequence: MALIARHLMITGRVQGVFYRNWTVQTASALGLTGWVRNRVDGSVEAVVEGDEEAVEQFIALARQGPPAARVSAIDIRPAELERMTSFQKRMTG
- the ettA gene encoding energy-dependent translational throttle protein EttA, which encodes MSASSQYAFVMKNMTKSFPGAAKPVLNGINLQFYRGAKIGIVGPNGAGKSTLIKIMAGIDTDFSGEAWPGENISVGYLAQEPQLDPTKNVLENVKDGARETADKLDRFNEISNIMADPPEDADFDALMEEMGTLQEQIDAVDGWTLDNQLEIAMEALRCPPSDWSVDSLSGGEKRRIALTRLLIQKPDILLLDEPTNHLDAESVEWLENHLKEYAGAVLMITHDRYFLDNVVGWILELDRGKYFPYEGNYSTYLEKKAQRLDQESREESGRQKAIKDELEWIRQGPKGRQTKSKARISKFEQLVASQENRTPGKAQIVIQVPERLGGKVIEAKNITKSYGDKLLFENLSFMLPPGGIVGVIGPNGAGKSTLFKIITGQETPDSGEIDIGSTVRLGYVDQSRDHLDPSKNVWEEVSDGLDYVKVNGHDMSTRAYVGAFNFKGQDQQKNVGKLSGGERNRVHIAKMLKKGGNVLLLDEPTNDLDVETLAALEEAIENFAGCAVVISHDRFFLDRLATHILAFEGDSHVEWFEGNFGMYEEDKRRRLGDAADRPTRLAYKKLTR
- a CDS encoding M28 family peptidase, with the translated sequence MQKIRSGTIAALLLGGFILPLPLAAAPSPAAAIRTTALQDNVAWDFVEGLTTEVGPRPAGTPQEARARDWAVAKLKSLRFANVRAQPFTMPVWLRGRDEAHILSPFPQQLVLAALGNSGSTPAKGIEGEVVYFPTLADLEAAPAGSLKGKIAFVSHAMTATQDGSSYGYFGATRRQGPSIASRKGAAAILIRSIGTDHHRQPHSGVQMWAEGAKPIPAAALSIPDADQLVRIMSRGRPVRLHLTLTSKMLKDQPSGNVIAEIPGADPAAGVVLAACHLDSWDQGTGAIDDASGCAIVTAAALHAAKAGPLRRTIRILMAGAEEVGGDGGRAYFAAHGAEPHAMVMESDFGADRVWRVDYKLPAGHEGLASRISAGLAPLGIGRSSALAGGGADIQPLVKAGVPVIDLQQDGTRYFDIHHTPDDTLDKVDREHLQQNVSAWAVALYEIANAPEKLDVK